TATTCagcccttttgctatgagacttgaacttgacctccggtgcatcctgttcaTCCATTGACGATTCTtgagattggagtccacctgtggtaaattcaattgattggacatgatgtggaaaggcacaaacctgtctatataaggtcccacagttgaccgtggatgtcagagcaaaaatcaagccatgaggtcgaagaaattgtctgcagagctccaagacaggattgtgtcaaggcacagatctggggaacggtaccaaaaaatgggagatggacaaccatctctgcagcactccaccaatcaggcctttatatctttatggtggagtggccagatggaagccgccactcagtaaaaggcaccgcctgcttggagtttgccaaaggcacctaaaggactccgaccatgagaaacaacattctctagtctgatgaaatcaagatacaactctttggcctgaataccaagcgtcacgtctggaggaaacctggcaccatccctacagtgaagcatggtggtggcagcatcatgttgtggggatgtttttcagcagcagggactgggagagtggGCAGGACCGAGGggaagatgaacggcgcaaagtacagagagatccttgatgaaaacctccagagctctcaggacctcagactggagtgaaggttcaccttccaacaggacaacgaccataagcacacagccaagacaacgcaggagtggtttcgggacaagtttctgaatgtccttgagtggcctagccagagcccagacttgaacccgatcgaacatctctgcagcgacattccccatccaacctcacagggcttgagaggatctgcagagattgaaactcccaaaatacaagcttgtagcttcatacccaagaagattcaaggctTCAAGTtgaaggtgcatcaacaaagtactgagtgaagggtccgaaaacttacgtaaatgtgatctTTCAATTTTTgtaatcctgtttttgctttgtatgtAGCTggagggcggcagggtagcctagtggttagagtgttggactagtaaccagaaggttgcgagttcaaacccccgagctgacaaggtacaaatctgtcgtgaCGGCATTTCagaacaggccgtcattgaaaataagaatttgttcttaactgacttgcctggtaaaataaaattgAGGGGAAAATAACAATtttaattttagaaaaaggctgtaatgtggaaaaagaatacttttataaaaaaatactttacgtcattgaaaataagaatttgttcttaactgcctggttaaataaaggtaaaataaaattgaGGGGAAAAGAACAAtttaattttagaaaaaggctgtaatgtaacaaaatgtggaaaaagaatactttccaaatgctttCCAAATTATGGGCGATTTtgcaaagtttaaaaaaatattttattttatattttttgcaTGTTTTTGTGGATTTCACTATTTTCCATTGAGAAGCCAATGGTCCCACACCCTGACTTTTGATATTCTATGTATTTCAACAAGAAAAGTGTTTAACATATTTATGCGCACACAATTTTAAaaataatttcagccagtagttttgaaagtggtgctcacGAGACAAAAGTGGGCcccatttttgtgtgtgtgcttcgTCATCAAATTGTGTCCTATGACACCCTTTTCCTGTGATATTTTCTTGGGGGGTGGGTTAGGGATATGTTACGAATCTAATTCGTACTAGCTATGTGTTACGCATTTGTTGTCCGTTAGAAACTAGAGTGTATTTTATATGCAGCTGGTTAGAAAAGGAGtcctcaatatatatatatattttaatgtacACGTCAAGTCCACTGTCACTGGGAAGTGACAGTGGAGAACAAGGATATGACATGGAGAGAGTGTATGATATAACTTTGAATATGTCAAGATAAGAGTATTTGTATTCTCAGTTATTACCGCAAGTGCTGGCACTCAGCTAGATTGTCCTCTACTTGAAAGAATGCATCTCATTATGTTGTGGTTGGAATTCATGACAGCTGATCATATTAACATTACCTGGCAGATAAATCCCTAAATATTTTGGCAAAATTGAGTGAAATCTATGTATTGTCGAATAAAATGGTCAAAGCCAATACAATGGTTcgtgacaaaattagaaaagtaTTTCTGTTGATAAAAGTTTATTTCTCAACCAATGCCAAAAGTGGCCATTGTAAAATCACCCATATATTCTCTAtaggctctgatcaaaagtagtgcactataaagggaatagggtgtcatttgggaaacCGTCCCAGTGCTGTGTGGTGGGTGCAGTCATCACTGGTATGTTGGTAGGTGCCCAAGTTCATTCTCCTTTTAAGGTCACATGAGCCTGTCCCTATGGACCTCAACATATTATAGAGAACAACGGATACATGTACAGTTTATCTCTTATGGATAAGTCAGCCCATTCTCTTATGGAATACACCAGGAGGTGCCGGTTCTGCAAGTACCAGAATTGGCAAAATGTGGAAGCTAAACTGTCCTCTAGGGGCAACGTGAGCACCTATTTCCATCTACTAGGCTTGCGTTTAATCTGTTGCGTTTAAACTGCAGACCTCTGCCTAGATCACACCGACAGAGTCATTATGCAAAatggtacgcagcatcatctggataggTGTGCAACAAAATGTGTGCAActttcaccttctgctaccatttctgtcaagccttCTATGCAAAGTTTGACGCATACGTTTGATAAATCCAGCGTATGCCACACACAGaatgcactgcaactgcctctgcaacgcaatgctgcaaggcaaacagcgttacattggaaatgaatgtacttctggtgtaccaaaatgcaatgatgctgtcggtgtgatcgaggcgtCAGGCTCTGAGAGTTGAGTGTTTAATCCTAGTGCTAGAcacttgttttttgttgttgttttaagtCTTTCCAAACGTTAACCCTTAATTTAACCACTCAGAATTAATGCGTGAACTTAAGTTTAACTGTAtccttatcccaaaccttaaccattcgaaTGAGTCCCTAAATGTTAGTGTTGTTGTTTTACGCATCAGTAAGCCTCTCAAATaaacaatgtcatttgattttacTTGATATGTTGTGGTTTGATACTTGACAAGTGTCAAATCAGGTCATTTTTTCAGGATTTCTTAATAGTACACAATGACAGATACACATTGTTAATTTAGTCAATTCAGTTTCAAGTTTATTGTATACATTTCCTACAGTGTTATGGTTTTATTAAACAATATGAATTGGCATAACGCTCACTATTCGAATATTTCTTAGCTCGAATTTCCAATTCTTTAGGCAGTTTTGATAATTGATTGCACCATGTCAACATTATGGAATAAAATTAATAAATAATTCTGCAATGCCTTTGAACATATCTGGGCAAAGTAGACCTATCTTGTTTGTGCGTGTGTAATAGGTTATGTTTAATGTAGTCTGCTTGACAACCAACATAAGAAAAGAGtttcatgtaaaaaatatatcACTACTTAAAACAATATATTTTGGCCTGCTACACAATTAGGTAATACATTCCTATGGAAAAACATTGTTCTTATCAACATTGTATTTATTATAGTATACATCAGAATAAATACAACATGGATACCAGGTTTAGTAGAATCATAGCAAAAATACAGTAACAAGGATTAAGTATAGGCCTATATCAAAATAGCCTGTTATTTCGTTAAGAGCGTGCAAGACTGGTATACAAGTTTATCAACGGTGTGAACTCTTGTCTGTTTACAGAGTAGATCTTAGTTTCCATCAGCTAATATAGGGATCAATGTCAGCCTGCGGTATTACATTCTCAGTAGCAGTCTTGTTGTGTTCATACAAAAGAAAAGGAAACAAAATGGCAGCATAGGGCTTATatatgatcaatacatgtggaatAAGGAgttaacaaacaacaaaacctgAAATGTAACCTAGTCATTTACTGTTTCTTTTTTTACTGTGTAAGTAAAAGTGTCCTGCCATTGTTCATGTGGTAGCCTTTGGAGTCTACAAAACACAATAGATATGATGTTGAGAGAtacaaaatcaaaagaaattagtaCAGAATTTGATTTCAAATCAAAATGTGCTTAACATGTTCCGCTTATATTCTTATTGTACAGTATTGTACAGTTTCTGTCTGTTAATAATGGTCTATTCATGTCTTAAATTATACATGGAATTGCATAGCTACAGAGACTAACTATAGGGCAGCTTGTACTGTAtaataatatatctgtgagaTGAACCTTGTATTTCAGAAACCTAGCTAGTGGTATTAATATTGCTAAGTATTCAATGGTAATATTCCGTTTGTCTACTTAACTTGTGCTCAGGACTATTGGTGAGGTGTCTGTGCTTATGATCCATTAACATTCAAAAATATTTCCCTATTTTCAGCAAAAGGCACAAGGGTACAGGAGGGAatgggagaagagagaagctGGTCAACTATTTTATGAAAAACAAGGATTCAACATAATGAGATTTTTTCCCCTATATTCTCCTGTCTCCTGGTTGTCATGAGGACATCACACCAACAGTAGGATGGGGAATACTACTATGCGCCCACATCAAAGGAGAAGGACACACTGCCTAGGAAGCGATCGGTAGGCGAATCATTGATGATGCCCTTGCCATTGAGTTTGCATTTTACAACGATGTGGGTGTCGTACTGCAGCCCATTGAAGCGCACGGCCACCACCGGCGCTGTGTAGTTCACCTGGGAGAAGGGATATGGGACAAAAGCAACTTGAGTTGCTATCGTCACTATGATCATGCATATAATCTAGATCATGAGAGCAGCAGCGGAAATCATGCTGCTGAAAATCCTCACTTACGTGTCTCAGCTTCCCATAGAACGGGTAGTACATCAGGTTGAAAATGCTCTTGGGGAAGAACTGAAGTTCTCCCAAGCTTTCTGGCACTCCTTTCTGAAAGAGTGAGAGGTCACAGTGAGTCGTGTTTTGTGACTAACACCATGTCCCATAAGCGGTTATGATATTCAGTCACGGAGAGATCTTTTACAGCCCCGGTTATGGTTGAGATGTTTGGAAGGGAAGAATGCTGTCGGTTACTGTACCTTGACTCCACAGGTCACGTTCACTGGAGTGCCTTGACCAGGTAAATAGCCAAGAATCTACAGGACGAGAGCAATAAAAGGGACCCTTGTATTGTTATATCATCATTTTTGTtgagaaacaatgttgcaaaacGATGCATATTTATCATTCCCAGTGGCTGTCTTCAGTTTTCTTCAGAGACTTTTCACCAGTCATGACATCAGGTCTCATCCAAATAATGTTGGGTTGAACGCATCCATTCTAACCTCCAGCTGAGACCAGCTGTATATGGTATCTTGTTCAACTTTACCAAGTCAGGATTTATTaacatttaattttaaaaaatgtgtctaaTCATCTACCTAGCAATACGATTCATTTTGGATATCCCCGCCAGGTTTCACTCTAGTCTTTTCCAAATGGGGACAATACAACTTTAGGCTACAGTATATAATGGTAACAATGACATTGACTAGTCACAGAATTGCTGTATTCACATTACAATAACATTTTCATCTGCTCCTCACGATGGCCACAAGATGTCACTGAAATGTCTGCATCTATCTCAGATTACCTCAATGGCATCTTCCTCCATTTCATCGATAAACTCCACTTTACGACTATAACAAATAACATTACCTCTTAGCAATCGCTGATTATATATGCAGCTATAGGATGAAGTTCATGTTACTTGACTGATGCTATAGAGTGATAGCCTGAGCTCAGATCTGTTTGGACTGTCGTTCCCAACTCCTATGATCGTGCCAaccatgtttggcatgacaacgaCCACAGGAGGTGTTCTctcagcacaaacagatctaagACCACGCTAACAGAGGGGCCCTCCATAGCATGACAATGACCACAGGAGGTGGTCTCTcagcacaaacagatccagaACCAGGCTAACAGAGGGGCCCTCCATGGTGGAGATCTCATCAAATCTGAGCTGTGTCTTACCCGGTTCATTCGGAGGAGAATGCAGGGTTTCCCCTGGGAGAAGCCAAAGTGGGGGTCCTGGAGCCCTGAGCACTCGCCCAGCCAGGACCTCTTGAACTGGCACGACTTCCTCTCTGCGCTCTCCTCCTGATCGTCCTGCATGAAGTACGCATCCTGCGGACACTGGATGTTCCTCTGCTCTTGTAGGGCATCATTGTACGCTGAAAGAGAGACATGAAACAATTATTTTTCGTTTTTTAatgggggtttagtggttagtaCTGAAACACGGAAATTGAGAATGTTAAAAAACAAGGGACATGAGGGGTGAGGGGGGGATCCCATAAATAAACCGATTGCTCCGCCGGGCCTCTGATTCAGGCAGTCTGACAAAAGCGGACTGCTGAAGAACGGAAAAAAAGAGCAGAACTCAATGGATACGCTCTGCCCACAAAGAGGCTTTCCCTTCCCAGCATGCTGTTCTCCCAGTGGCAGTTGGGACAGGGGACAAAGGTAGGGAAGGTAAGGGGGAGAGGATTAACTAACTGTGTGCCTGCTCTGCTTCAATGTTATACCCCCAACATGTCCCCAACATTTGAATCCCATCGAACCCAGCAATAATAAACATTATCTTCAGCAAACTTTCAGACCACACTCCTGCAAGTTACTATTCAAGTTTGGCAAAATGCCAACTATTCCACCATGTTTGGTATCTGACTCACATCTTAGCTGTTCCTCCATTAGCTTTGCATACTTCTTCCAAGACTTGCGGTCGGAGGCGTTGAAGGCGATTTCATAGTGCCCATCCAGTTGTGGGGACATCGTCATACCTGCCAAAGGAAACCCATAGACAGTCAACTGTGCTTACGTTCAGATAGAATGGacagatagagggatggaggatggatagagggatagaatgagagagaaatagggagtgGGGGGTTAGAATTCATATTTACCTGGTGGCATCACCCTGTCGTTGTGGGTTGGGTGGTAGGGGCTGATGGACAGCATGAGGCACCACATACAGGCACCAAACATGGCCGCCAGGAAGGCATACAGCGCAGTGTAAAAGAGGATGATCAGAACTAGAAGGAGGTAACATGGAGGTCAGATATAGAGAATGAATTACATTCACGGTCACTGTCATTCAGTTTAATGGAGATCATTAGAAGAACGGCAAGGGTAATAGTTGTGGTTATGGCTATCAGTGTCTATCAGAATGGAAATTCTTTGATTTGAGTTGGGGAAAATAATGAAGTATAAAGAATCTCCAGTTATTATGTTGGAATTTGGAACTGTCTGGGCTGTCTAGACACTTCTACTGTCTTTGCTCTGGATGCTCTCCAATGTGACAAAAGTGTTGCCTCTCCACGTCTGTAAATGGAAATCACTCCAATCAGTTTGTACTTTGTTACGAAACTCATTTGTTAACTAACAAACTCATTCAAATGACCTGAACTGTATGAAAAAGGAAACCTTGAGAACTACCATTGTTCTGCCCGAATTACAATTAACAGTCCATTAGCAACTAATCAAACCCAAATGTGCCCTAAATTTAAATGGCTTTTGCTGCGCAGGCAATTTCACAGGAGGCTGGTTGCAGCCAGCTTTGCGTCCCCTGAGCCCACAAAGGCCTTTCTGTTTGAGCTCAGTGAGAATTCTCCCAGCTGTCCTTTCACTCAGGAACACAGTGAACCTCCGGTTGCCATCATAGTGACGGTCTTTTGCAGCCATAGAGCCGCGGCCAGCTCCAAGGAGCCACGATCACCCCACTCTGGTATTGTGTCCCCCTCTCACACTCCTCTCACACAGGACACACATCACCGACTTCAAACTCAGTCCCCCCTCCTTTCTTGCCAGGAGGCACATGGGGCCCCATTCCTTCACAAGTGTGCACACATTGCTTTCTTAAGCAATCGCTTCCTGTCTTGAGCCTGGCCTCTTGTCTTCTTCAGTACTGGGCacgatgagggaaaaaaactatcaTTTTCAGACAAGGAAGGAGGAACATGCTCTTGCTTGCGTCATTTTCTCAAATCTTGGCCCGTTGGACCGGTCTCGTATGTTAGTGCTCTCGTATGGTAGTGCATTGGTTAGGCTTGAGGGAGTTCAAACCCAAACGAGTCACATAGTAACGAGGCTGTCAGATTGCATAGCAACCAGGCTGTCGGATAAAGAGCTCTGCTCCATCATCACCGCCTAAACAAACTCTAGGTAACAGCCTCTGCCAATAAAGTTTGTCTGGCGGACTGCGCAAAACTGGCAATGAAATTTGACAACTTTTTCTGTCTACAGAAAAAAATCTTGCTTGTCTACTCTTTACGTGTTCGCCTGCGACCGTGGGGCCACAAGCACGCTAGGGTCAAATGCGGAGGTCACGGGGGCTTTGTGAAAAAGGCAGTGGAAAGCTGGGTGAGGGGTATGAGGAATGTGATTCCTGGCCAGCGTGTGACTCAGAACACCGCACTCCTACCGGGAAGCCGTCCCCAGGCAGCCTTGTTTTTGTCCGCATCGGGACAGAGTCGTCTGTGCACCTATGTAAACATTGagcttggacacacacacactcgcagtaCAGTGAGCAGGGCCGAGGGACTGGGGAGACACGTttctttctaccccccccccccccccccctccccccatcccacccACTGCCCCAGCGCACCCCAACCATCATCCAAAAACAATAAGCCACGAAACCAGCACTTTTGCCTTCAACCATTGGCGATTAAAATTGTAATGATTACAAATGAGAGAGAAGTTAATGGATTTTTATAGAAATTAAGAACCAATGTGTCATCAGGCCTGTTGCAGCTTTGAACACAGAATGTGTTTTCTTGTGGGTGATATATTTTGCATGATATGATTTGCATGGGCAACCGCAgttactaccgctactactgagCACTTCTGCAAACTGAGCACTTCTACTTACACCAGCTATGCCCAGTGCGGCCCATGAACTCTCTGGTCTCAGCGTTCCATAGATATGTCTTCACATCGAACGCTTTCTCGTGGAGCGTCCTCTTGGGTTTTGGCTTCGGCTTCCACTTCTCGAAGTTCAGGTCTTCCTGCTCCAGAGGTTGATGTTCTATCAACTCCTCCTGCACCTCTTCCAAGGCCTCTGCCACCGCGTGCTTGCCAGGCGCCACCTCGGCAGACTGGCACAGGGACAAATGAGACGGGAAAAGGAAGGTAAGAATCTTCCCAGTCTGACTTTGCCTTGCCACGATGTTAACAATCACTATCTATTTGTTCCAACTCATTACAGAAAGACATATTTTGATTATTATAATCAGCCATGTTTTTTTAGGTTAACCGCCATGTTTATTATTTAGATAAATGCTATTATTTCCTTTGTATCAAGTATTTACAGTTTTTTTAAAACTGTATGGCATCCACTATAGCAACACTACTCCGCGATGGTCCTGTCTCATCCTGTTCCATCATGTCCCGCCATGTTCTGCTAAATTGACATTCACCGTGACCCCAGTGGCCCTCTTTGGGAGATCTCTCCTCCTCAAGGCTGACCTTCCTGCTTGGAGAAACAGCTGCCGCCAAGCTGGAGGGTCACGGCGACAGCCAGATGTTATACACTGATTCTCAGCATCGAGAGGCCCCAGAAAGATCCCCAGCGTTCAGTGGAACCCCCTGGGGTTTTTAGAATGTCACTTCCTTAATGAAGTTCTATTGTatcctattatattatattcagacagAAATGGGAATTTAATTAATTATTAATTCAATTCATGAGGAATGGTACCCCAAACCTCTTGTGACATGCACTTGTAGACAGTAGAATGAGTCCCAGAAATCAATTCGTTTTCATGTCATCCTCTGTATTCTAAAGCAGACTTACTGGATTTGGTGAGTAGTTTCCATGGTGCTCTTCCTCAGCCCCTCCCGCAGTACAATTGGGCTCCATAATTCTTCACAGGGGAGAAAGGTACTTGTTAAACCAATCACATCTACTAGCGTCCCCAAGGAATTAAAGGGACACATCCTAACATCCTTAGAAAGTTATGGAAATCCATTGCAGTTTTTTAAGTTTGAGGACCAAACATTGAGAaactatttaaaacatttttggggctCAACTCCTGGGTCTGATTTCCCAAAAATATTAAAAACTTATCTTGACATACCTGAAGTTTTCTTTTGCAGGGAAAGTTCTGTGATTGTCTTGAATCCCTCTTGACCCTAAGTAGAACGAATTCTAAATTGGTCAAAAAGTAATTTTTGATTTCATTAGAAAGTTTAACGCAAACAACGGGAGCTGGGCACAGAGAATCTCCTCTCAACTAGGCGAGCATCATAGAATGAATGAGTGCACACTGAAAAGAGGAAaactggtggtggggggggggggggggggggggcaagggctttttttttttatcggaGAAGAACTTTTGGCAACAGTGCATGGGCCGATGCACCGTATTCTGCACACGCACACCAGAGCACCATTGTCTGTTGAACTGAGCCGAGGCTCAGGCAAAGCCGCAGCAcaccaaaaatattttttgtcaTTCCCAACATGCTACCGTCAGTCACCATCGTGCACAAATCTGGATTAACTGGGGTTTTATCACTAATTTTGAATCTATGTTTGTGCTTTTTTAAATGGCCATTGTTTGCTGAAGGCTAGGGGAAATGGCATGCAACTGGAACATTTCAATAGTGTATTGATGATCGTGCATTAAGTATCTGCATCTCACTCTGAAAGTACAGACCCAATGTGTGCAACCGCCCATCACCGACTGATCACCATAAACGTCGTTCTGCGAAGTTCAAATATATCTCATCATCAAGGGCTATCTATCTGCACGCCAGTCACGTCCCGATCTGCTCGCCCATGGActtgctgtttttttttgtttcgtTTTTGATATTGTTTTACATGAAAGGAGGCATGTCGTCATggaaaaacatattttatttacCATTGTGCTCATTTTTTTCACTTATTTGTGAAGGGAAATTTTCTCGCACGCACCAAAATAGTTATTTTAACACTTTGCTTATAAATCCAATGTAGATAGTCATTTTAACACTGCTTCTTAATCAAATGGTTTGCTTGTTAGGCCCACTGAAGGGTGATATATTTGTTATAGGCCTAGATAGTTATTTTAACACTTTTCTTATTAATCAAATGTAGATAGTTATTTTAATACTGCTTATTAATCAAATTGTTTACTTGTTAGGCCTACTGAAGGGTGATATATGTGTTATAGGCCTAGATCTTGTTACACATTATAACGTTAGCCTATATCATTTTTGCTTTACTTATATTTTATCATGTATCTATTATGTACCCTGGTATTGGTCAATTAGCCTAGTTACATTATCACGGCTTAGCTTTTTTATGTGAGATGGTCAGGTGAAAGGCCAGGTAGATGCCCTAAACAGACCATGGGCTAATTGAATTAAAATCATTGTaaaatattattatatattttttaaataaatcaatTGCGTCCACCTTGACTGTCCAACCAGATACAGCATAACGTCTGCCTCTGTGCCACACGCCACGCAACATCGTATGATTAGGTTTGTAATTAATCATGGGTAGTAGGTCTATTTAGCGCAGATCACAATGAAAGGGAACACTTTGAGGACATCTGAAATAAGTAGGCTAATAGATTACTATGTAAAACCCTGCAGTTTATAGGAGTTGATGGCAACTATTTTCAGTTTTGACATGGGGTGGCGCTCGAACATCTCAAATGGTCAATTTTAGTCCACTCTTGCGTAAAACGAGCCTCTTGTCAGCTAATATGTATGTCGTCCTGTATGATCAAAATAACTGTTACAACTAGGCTACTGTATTATAACAATAATGAAAACGAATTAAAAAAGCAGAAACGAAATATGTCTAATTATTTGGGATTTAAAAAACTAGGCTAAAACGAGTGTTTGCCTTTTTCAGATGTAGTCTATATGAAAATGTTCCCATGATGATTTTAGGACTGATTTAAATGTACTTTTGTCTTGAGTTGGACTGTCTGGTATGACTGTGGTCGCGTTCCCCGCTCAGACGTTGCacgcatcaaccaatggttgcgtgctACGTTTCGATGatgtcatcgactgacagattggtataacatatgatgtggttagctgatacttaAAAACCTtatccaggcgttgtaagatctggcatgtgTTGGCAACGCCTGGGCAGAGGACAAGACCTGTCACTGGAGCGTAACTCATGTTCCAAACTGTGCACCTATTGATGCTCCGCTGTTCACGAAAGATGAAGAGAGTGGATATGTCAATATTTGTTAACGTAAAAGCGACAACAACCGTAACGGTGCGGGGACGTCTGCTTTAGAGTATGCTACTGCAATCAAATATCACGCCTGTATTAGTTCATAGCAGTGAACAAGTAGGCCTATTTGTTCTGCTTGTCAGGTATCTAGTGTTTATCCTTGAATCATAATTCTGGGCCTATATCCAGCTCCTTCGTTTGATTAGAAAATGCCTCTCGTACAGAATCAACAACCCGGAATTCTGACTGAAACTCCTATAGGTATGTGTGTGCAAGATCAACTGCGTGGTTGCAGCAAAAACAATATAGGCTACTTGGTAACGTCGAAGCATATGTTGTGCGGTTATCTGGGTGGGCGACAGCAACATTTTTGTCTGTAGCCTAT
The Oncorhynchus mykiss isolate Arlee chromosome 31, USDA_OmykA_1.1, whole genome shotgun sequence genome window above contains:
- the LOC110505176 gene encoding protein ATP1B4, producing the protein MEPNCTAGGAEEEHHGNYSPNPSAEVAPGKHAVAEALEEVQEELIEHQPLEQEDLNFEKWKPKPKPKRTLHEKAFDVKTYLWNAETREFMGRTGHSWFLIILFYTALYAFLAAMFGACMWCLMLSISPYHPTHNDRVMPPGMTMSPQLDGHYEIAFNASDRKSWKKYAKLMEEQLRSYNDALQEQRNIQCPQDAYFMQDDQEESAERKSCQFKRSWLGECSGLQDPHFGFSQGKPCILLRMNRILGYLPGQGTPVNVTCGVKKGVPESLGELQFFPKSIFNLMYYPFYGKLRHVNYTAPVVAVRFNGLQYDTHIVVKCKLNGKGIINDSPTDRFLGSVSFSFDVGA